The Oculatellaceae cyanobacterium genomic sequence CGTAATTTTCATAATCAAAGCAACTGGGAATCAATGATCAATTAACAATGATCAATTATCAATAAGGAATTTATTACCTCTCCCCTCTCCATCCTCTCCCTTCCCCCTCTCTCCTCCCTCCTCACCCCTCTCTAGAAAAAGCAATAGCGCGTTCTTTTCCCCAGTAAAACCGGAGATGAGAACGCGCTAATGGGATAAATCAATTAGTTGTAGAACTCAGGCAACTAAAGACCTAATAGGTTTCTACGTGCCAACGACCTTCCCTCTTCGCTTGTCTTTGGTACTCTGACCAAGTAACGCCATCTTTGGCAGCAGCAACAGTAAGCGCTTGATCAATACCGCCTTCCATACCCTTCAAACCACAGATATAGGTGTGGGTATTTTGTTGTTGAATCATCTTCCAAAGTTCGTCCGCGTGTTCAGCTACGCGGTCTTGGATATACATCCTGCCACCTTCAGGGTTTTTCTGCTCACGGCTAATCGCGTAAGTCAAGCGGAAGTTGTCAGGGTACTGCTGTTGCAGTTCTTCTAACTCATTCTTGTACAGGATATTCGGGCTTGTAGGAATACCAAAGATTAGCCAAGCAAAACCATTAAACTGATAATCTGGGTTAGCTTTTCTTTCATTTTCCTTAAACATCCGCCACAAGTAAGCTCGGAATGGTGCAATACCAGTTCCTGTCGCCAACATAATCACATTGGCATTAGGATCTTCTGGTAATAACATTTCTTTACCAGTAGGGCCAGTGATTTTTAAATCATCCCCAGGTTGGAGATTACAGAGGAAGGTTGAGCAAACACCATAAACCATTTCACCTGTTTCAGGATGCTTGTACTCAAGTTGCCTAACACAGAGAGACACGGTTTTGTCATCAACGGAATCACCGTGACGAGTCGAAGCGATAGAATATAGCCTCAATTTATGAGGTTTATCTTTTTTGTCAGTTCCAGGCGGAATAATACCAATACTCTGACCTTCCAGATAGCGCAAATCTCCACCCGAAATGTCGAAAATCAGGTGACGGACAGTGCCGATACCACCTTCGCCAACAAGTTCTTCATTAGAGAGACACTTGCCAATATAAGGCGAGTTTGGGCGGTAGATATTAACTGGAACATCAGATTCAGCTTTTTTAGCTTTAGGCTTAGTTTCTTTGACTGGCTGTGCCGATTCTGTCTGAGTCATAGGCTTGCTCTCTTCTCCTGAGTGCTTGCTCTGTGTTTCAGTTCCAGGTGTGGCTTTACCATTTACTTCACTGTCAGCCGTTAAAGGTCGAATGCTGACAATTTTGCCGCCCAAGCGGGTGATTCGTTGCATTTCTTGGTTCATGCGACTGTAGGGTACGGTGATAAACACAGTGCCACTACGACGAATCGGGTAGTTAGTTTTGTCAGTAGTTTCGTTCTGACGCAAACCTTCTACTTCATAGATAAACATACGGCTACCAGAGACTGTGTTGGCTGCATCGCCAGCTACGCTTGAGTTGTACATTCCTAATTAATCATCTCCAAACCGAATTAAACACGTTGAGTACAACGTGACCTTTTTAAGGATATGCCAGCCCGAATATCGGGTTCCAGTTCATTTAGATCTGAATTTTTACTCAGCGTAACATCTCAAGCCTATGCTTACTCATCTAAGACAGCACCGAATGGCAAATTCTACATCTGTTACGTTTTCATCCTAGCGAATGATTCACTCGCAGAATGTTAGGAATGAGCAATTAGCAGTTAGCAGAATTCTAAGTTCTATTTATTTTTTTTTTTTCAAAAAGGCGCTACTCACCTTAGCATAAGTACTGAGCAAGATGAGTTCAATTACATTCCGCCTTGTAGGGGAGATCCCGTTCTGGTAAAATCCACTGTAGAAGCTAGGATTAAATACTTACTAGAAAATTGCTTGAGTTTTTCCGACCAAGCAGTAGCACCGCTTGCTGCCTGCAAAAACAGTACTTGTGCTTTCAGGCTATGTAGGATGCGCTGCATGATCAACGGACGGGGTGACCTCAAGGTTAAGGATTTAGCTTGCTTAAAATTTATTTTGAGAAAAAGATTTGCGTTAGAGGGAAGCTATGACCAGTCAGCTGGATCGTGTGGTTATCATTGGCGTTGCCGGAGATTCCGGCTGCGGTAAGTCTACTTTTTTGCGTCGAATCACAGATTTGTTTGGTGAAGATTTTGTGACAGTAATCTGTCTAGACGATTACCACTCTCTAGACAGAAAGCAACGTAAAGAAACTGGCATTACTGCCCTTGATCCTAGAGCTAATAACTTTGATTTGATGTACGAGCAAATCAAAGCTCTCAAAAATGGTCAAGTAATTGACAAGCCTATTTACAATCACGAAACCGGAGAGATTGACCCACCGGAGAAAGTACAGCCTAACCACGTCGTTGTAATTGAAGGGCTTCACCCCTTGTATGATGAACGGGTGCGATCGCTCATTGACTTCAGTGTTTACCTAGATATCAGTGATGAAGTCAAGATTTCTTGGAAGATTCAACGGGATATGGCAGAACGCGGTCACCGCTATGAAGATGTGATTGCTGCTATTAATGCTCGTCGTCCTGACTTTACTGCTTACATCGAGCCTCAGAAGGAATTTGCTGATGTAGTAATCCAGGTATTACCCACAAAATTAATTCCAGACGACAAGGAAAGCAAGGTATTGCGGGTACGCTTGTTGCAGAAAGATGGCGTAGAAGGTTTTGAGCCTACTTACCTGTTTGATGAAGGTTCAACCATCGATTGGATTCCCTGCGGTCGTAAGTTAACCTGTTCTTGGCCTGGAATCAGAATGTTCTACGGGCCTGATAGCTATTACGGTCATGATGTTTCAGTGCTGGAAGTAGATGGTCAGTTTGAGAACTTAGAAGAAGTTATTTACATTGAGGGACACCTTAGCAATACTTCTGCCAAGTACTACGGCGAGTTGACTCATTTGTTGCTTCAGCATAAAGAATATCCTGGCTCTAATAATGGTACTGGTTTGTTCCAAGTGCTTGTTGGCTTAAAGATGCGGGCAGCTTATGAACGCTTGACATCTAAGCAAGCTAGAGAGACAGCTAAGGCTTTGTAGGCGCGATCGCTTATTGAAGTTAGTCGATCGTCAAGGGTTAACCATATCCCTCTAATAACTTAAAACGCGAGAAGCTAAAACTAGCTCTCGCGTTTGATTTTGTTATTGCGCTATGAATAGTGTATAAAACAAGATGCCAGCGAAATTTGCCTTGGGAGCAACTATGAAAGTTTGGATAGCTAGCTTTGTGGTACTGTTTGCAATCGCAGAATTCTACCAGTGGCTCAAACACTTTACACTGCCATTGCCAATATATATTTTAGGCGGAGCATTTCTCGCGATCGCATCCAACTATGACCGCAAAGCAGGGTTTCCTTTCCTCAAATCAGATGAGCAACCAACAGCTATTCCAAACCCCATAGACTTAACGTCAGGTATGCCTGCTGTCAATTCTTCTACTAATCCCCAAATTAACCAATCTAATTTCAATCCAGCGCCTCAACCCGATCGCGCTATTTCTTTTACAATTCGTAAAGATAATCAACAATCTCAGCAATCATAAACTAAGAAAAAATCCCTTAATTATTTCATATTCATCCAATTACTTTTGCTAAATCTATATGTAAATAAATGATAGATATACCGCTATTTATTCTGTTTAAATAAGCTTTATAGCTATTTATAAATATTTAGTATTTATAAATAGCTCCCGATTAACAAATATACCAAAAACCATAACAGTTAGAACATTACATTTTTTGCTTTTAATCAATTTCTTTATCGCAGATAAACGCAGATTACGCAGATATCACCCAAGATTTGAGCAAAAAATTTAGTTTATTCATTTAAGTTTAAAAATACTAAAAAAATTAAGAGCGTGTCTAAATCTTTAACTATTAATCTTTCATGTTTATTGCAGAAGCCTACGGGAATTACTACTTATGCTCTTAATATTTTGCCTTACTTAGATTATTTAGAGCCAACATTGCTAGTATCCCAAAGTATTCCTCAATACAAATGTTATCCAATTCCCCCTAACCTAACAGCAGAACAAGGATATAAAGGTCACATACGCCGCTTGTTGTGGACTCAGCTAAAATTGCCGAGAATTTACCAACAGCTAAACTCAAGTCTGTTATTTTCTCCCCTACCAGAAGCACCTGTAGCAGTTAAATGTCGATATATTGTGATGGTTCACGATCTCATTCCCCTACGTTTTTTCAAAAAATTTTCACCTTTGACTTATTATTTTAGGTATTATCTACCTCACGTTTTAGAGCAATCCGAACACATTATTTGTAATTCTCTAGCGACGGCGCAAGATATTATTGAATTTTTTAATATCAAAGTTGAAAAAATTACCCCAATCGCACTAGCCTACAATTCCAATCACTTTCGTTACCTCAATTTACCAACGCAAAATTATTTTCTTTACATTGGACGGCAAGACTCTTATAAAAACTTACATAGATTAATATCTGCTTTCGCAGCTTTACCTAACTGCTATGACTACGAACTCTGGTTAGCAGGATCAACTGATAAACGCTATACTCCAAAAATAATTAATCAAGTAGAACAGTTAGATTTAACTAGGCAGGTCAAATTTTTAGATTATGTAGCGTATACTGATTTGCCTAAACTAATCAATAGTGCGATCGCACTTGTTTTTCCTAGTCTTTGGGAAGGCTTTGGTTTACCAGTACTAGAAGCAATGGCTTGTGGAACACCTGTAATTACATCTAATTTATCTTCATTGCCCGAAGTTGTTGGTGATGCTGCTATATTGGTGAACCCTTACAATGTGGAGGAAATTACCACAGCCATGAATGCTGTGGCTAATCAAGCTGGGTTGCGATCGCACATGAGCCAAGCTAGTCTGGCTAGATCTAGTCAATTTAGTTGGAAAAAAACAGGTCTTGCTACCGCTCAATTGCTACAAAAATATCTTTAGATCTTCAGTTGCCAAATTTTGTTGCTAGATCGCTGTTTAAATTTACTCAAAAAATACTTTATGAGCCATCGTCTTGCTTTAATACTCCGCCCTGTATTAATAATTACTGCCACCTTAGCAGCGATAGAAATAACTGCTATGTCAGCTAATGCACAAAAACCAATAGTATATCAACCATTAACCTTACCTGCTAGTAACGAAGCTAACGACACACTTACAGAAAAGGATATTCCCCTGGGTGATGGTGGTTTTGCCCGTGACTATCGGGTGAAATTTCAAGCAGGCGATCAAGTAGCAATTGATCTGACATCAGACAATTTCGACACAATTGTGACTTTGATGGGGGCTGACGGTTCAACAATTGGACAAAATGATGATGGCCCTGATGGTAGCAACAACTCCCTGCTTTTTGCCCGAATTAAGGAGGCAGGCGAGTATATTATTCGTGTTCGTTCCTTTGGAGAAACAGGCGGTGGTACTTTTAAGCTAAAAGTTACACGGTTACAACCTATTAATGTCACTTCTCAGGGATCAGGGAAGATGGGCAGATGAACTGCTAACCGCTAACCGCTATAAATAATTGTGAGAAAACACAGAAATAGTGCTTCTGTCCACTCTACAACCGCCCCATAAGTATCGCCAGTGTGACCGCCTAGTTGCCTGTTAAACCAAGCGCCAGTAAGTAATGCGATCGCACATCCTGCGATCAACATCCCGACTAGAACAGGTAAAGATTGAGCATTCCAAAATAACTCTAATCCGCTTAAACAGCCAATTAATATTAATCCTAATAATAAGTCTTGAGGTACGCGGATCGCTGCTTTATGAAATGCGCCTTTACCAGTAGCTTTGAGATAAGGATAATATGCGATCGCTACTACCTGTCCCCAGCGTCCCCATATTGCTGCTGCCATCACAGCTAACCACCGATGGTGATTTAATTCGCTTAGAGCAACAGTTTTTAATAACAATAGCGCGATCGCAGCCATTGCTCCAAAAGCACCAGTAGCACTATCAGACATAACTTGTAACCGTCTTTGCTGGTCTTGAACTGCCAAACCATCGGCAGTATCCATCACCCCATCTAAATGTAAACCGCCAGTTAAAGCAATCCAACCAACAACTATCAAAGCTGATCTAGTTAGCATAGGCATACCTAAATTGGCAAGCGTGATATCACCTAGACTTAATAAACTACCAATTAACAGCCCTACGGCGGGTGCTAAACGCGCAACACCTTCAAAATCCAACGCCCAGCTATACGGCACAGGTAAACAGGTATAAAAAGCTACTGCGGCGGCTAGAAAATTGATTAACTTACGCACCCATAAAATCAATATTTGATACATATATCAGGTACTACCGGATTTCCCGTAATAAATTCAGTAGATTACCGCAGGAATACGCAATAAGTCTTAGGCTAATATTGACTCGTATCTTAAATTATTTGCTGTTTTTCCAAAAATCTCCTGGGTGTGTTTTACCAGCTAGTCTGCTCTTAGGACAGACCGAATTCTGAAATTTCCACCCAGTTTCTAGGCAATAGCAAGCTTATTTCAACCAAAGGCTGTTTTTTTCTATGAGTCACGACCAATCTTTGCCTCGATTAGCAGCACCCTGTATCATTGACACGGGCATAGTTGTCAATAAGCAAGATATCCGGCGCTTGCTCAGTGATTTAAATCGCGTCCGTTACATCCATACCTTTGACGGTCAATTGCAGAGTCAAGGAGAAGGATGTGTTCTAGAGGCGTTCGCTGACCCCCAGCGAGCTACGCTGATTGCTAATCATGCTCTTTATCTTAATGTTGAGAGTTTTGATTACCTACAATTAAGCCAAATTTCTGAGTCAGAAAACTACTTCGATCTCATTCAGGATAATCGTCAATTACGTTTAATCCCCATATCCAATCCATTGCAAGAGCAAGCTACGCCTATCCTAAATGCTGCTGCTTTAGAAGCGATGGTTGCTCAAGTACTTTCCGCTAAGTGGGATGTTCAGATTGATGAGAGCGACTTTTCGTTTTGAATAATTAACAGGGAAGTTGTGAGAATGTTTGCCTGAAGATACTGGCTGCCTAAAAATCGCTCTTGAAGTTTTGAGTTGCTACCTATTGTCAGCAGCTAATTTAATGATGAGTGAAATTTCAATGTAAAGTAGGCTCAAGCTGAAGTTACACTTAATATTTCTCACATCTAATAGTTAATCTTGAATCTATCTTGAGTGCTAATTTTTCTTTTCAACGTCAAGCATCCTGTAGTCATACGCAGGCAAGGGCTGGTGTATTTGTAACCCCTCATGGGATAGTTGAAACCCCTCGCTTCATGCCAGTGGGTACTTTAGCCACTGTGAAAACTTTGACCTCAGCGCACCTAGAGGAGGCTGAGGCACAGATGGTTTTAGCTAATACTTACCACCTACATCTACAACCAGGAGAAGACATCGTAGCGGGTGCTGGTGGGTTACATCGGTTTATGAATTGGAAAGGCCCGATGCTGACAGATTCGGGTGGATTTCAGGTCTTTAGCTTGAGCAAAATACGCACTATTACTGAAGCAGGCGTAACTTTTCGCTCCCCCCGTGATGGCAGAATAATTAATATGACCCCAGAGCTTTCAATTCAGATTCAAAATGATCTGGGGGCAGATGTAATTATGGCTTTTGATGAGTGTCCCCCCTACCCTGCTGAACGCGAGGAGGTAGTGAGGGCGACAGATCGCACCTATAGGTGGCTGGAACGCTGTATAGAAGCTCACAAACGCCCCAAGGATCAAGCTTTATTTGGAATTGTCCAAGGTGGAGTTTTCTTAGATTTACGACGTGCTGCGGCAAAATCATTAGCCGCTTTAGATTTACCTGGTTATGCCATTGGTGGGGTGAGTGTGGGTGAACCCGCAGAATTTATTCACCAGATTGTCAAAGCTACTGCGCCGTTGTTACCAGAAGAAAAACCACGTTACCTGATGGGAGTGGGAACGTATAGAGAAATGGCGATCGCGATCGCATCTGGGATAGATTTATTTGACTGTGTGATTCCTACACGATTGGGGCGACATGGTGCTGTCTTGGTACAAGGTGAGCGGTGGAATTTAAAAAATGCCCGATTTCGCCGAGATTATACTCAACTTGATGAGACTTGCCCTTGTTATACTTGCCAAAATTTCAGCCGCGCTTATTTAAGCCATTTAATGCGAGCGCGAGAAGTTTTAGGTTACACCTTACTGTCTTTGCATAACGTTACAGAATTGATTCGTTTTACCAAGCGTATTAGGCAGGCAATTTTAAGCGATCGCTTTACTACAGAATTTGCCCACTGGCTTGATTCTCCACCTCCACAAGCAGCAGAGCCATGTTAAGATACTTCTCAATTCTGAAAACTGTGTTGGAAAAAAGGATTAGAACATGGAAGCCGCGATGCTATTGGCGAAACTGCCTGAAGCTTACGCTATTTTTGACCCACTGGTAGACGTTCTCCCGATCATCCCCGTGTTTTTCCTGCTACTAGCATTCGTTTGGCAGGCTGCAGTCGGATTTCGCTAAATCTAAAACTTCGATTTTAATATATGGCACCAATTATTGGTGCCATTTTTTTATCAATTCTTATTTTTAAAATTTTATTGAAATTTTAAAAAATACCGCCATAGCAGTTAGAAAGTTAGATTTATTGCTGTGGATCACAATTTGTTTTTTGAGCGCAAATGTGATCAAATAAACGCAGAGGTTATAGCGGTCAGCAGTCAGCTATCAGCAGTCAGCTTTTGTCCAAGCCAATAAGTTTACAAGGGTTTCAAAATAGATGCGTGTCCTAATTGTCTTGGCGGTTGCTATAACCAAAATTTTATCAATGAACTGTCGAATATAATTAAAGAAAAAAATACTGCTCCTTATGAACGGGGAGCAGCGTTTAGATGGAATTTTTTTGGATGTTTTTTAAAGTTTTTCTACTTAATAACAGCAGTTAAATTAACTGCGTGCTGACATCACTTTTTGATATGCTGGTCGCTGTGTAATTCGCTTAATATAGTCCAATACAGCAGGATAACCACTTAAATCAAGCTTGAGCATCATTGGAATATAAGCCAACATTGACCCAACGGCAACATCACCGACAGTAAAATCTTGACCCAGCAAGAATGGTTGCTTTTCAAAGATTTGATTTAATGGTGTGAGTAATTTTGGTGTCTCTTTTTCACGAGTTGCTTCTACAAAAATTCCTGGCCCCAAAGTAGCATTAGCAAACAGCACCCATTGAATAAGTTCAGCTTGTTGCTCTAAAGATGGGGAAATATTGCCATATTTTTGAGCAAGATATAACAAGATTGCCCCTGATTCCCAGAGTTTAAAATCAGAGTCAACAATTGCGGGGACTTTTCCAGTTGGGTTAATCGCCAGGTATTCTGGTTTTCGGTGTTCTCCTGCTTGCATATCTAGCAGGACAAATTCGTAGGGAATATTTAATTCTTCTAGATACCACTGGACAATTGATGCCCGACTACGAGCGCCACCATAGAGCTTTAACATATTGATTGTTTATACTACAGAACTTGATGGGTGTAAGCGTGTTGTTTCACGTTGTCATCTTTGCTAACAACGCGGCTGGCGTTCAACACTCGTTTGCGTTCTAAGGAGTAGTTAAAGTCGGTGTGGGTAGTCCCCAAGGGAATAGAAGATTGAGCCTGTGGACGACGCTTATAGGTGCGAACGGCTGCAACTGCACGTAAGGCAAATTCATCACCAAACTGAGCTTCGGCTGGAAAAGATGCTGGCATTCGCAGCGTATCACCACCAAAAACTTCGCTTAATGTAGTAGCATAAGCCATTTGGTAAGAGGTAGGAATACCTTTGATCAATGCTTCTAGTGCAGCCGAAGGTATTGGCTCAATAATTTTAACTTCATGCACATCTCCGTCTTCTTTGTAAAAGCAGGTGGCTAAACCTAAAACTAAGTAATCATCTGCTGAAATATCAGGTGCATTAGGAAACAACGTTGGAGTTGTCATAGGAATACTCGGTATGTGGGAAACTCAGTAGTTTTAGCTTAACCCTACTATAGGGTAGGCGTAAGTCCTATGATGCGATCACTAACAACTACAAAAATTGCAGTTTCTAGATTGTTCCACGCTAACGATACTGCTCACTAGCAAATTGTAGTAGCATACACTATCTGTTAGAGCCCGTAATCCCCTGAATTATTAATGATTTTTATAGACGAGCGAAAACAATAAATTGTCTCCGTTTTTAGAAGCGGCAACTTTTTGCTTGATGTTGTAAGTAATACTGAAAGCTAACAGAGCTTAATACTATAGCATTGCTAGCAGTTGCTTCAAAGCAAAATGAATTAAGCGTTTCTCAGATTAATCACGAACCAAATCTTTATCTAGCAAAATTACCCGACGTTGGCTGGGAGCAACCCGATTGCTTTGCTCTTTCATCACCACTTGAGATTGTTCAGGGTCAAAGTGGCGATTAAAGGTGCTGCTTAAGCGAGTAACACGTTTTTCGCTGCGCTGTACTTCTTTTTTGATTTCTTGCAGTTTTGTCTGTTGAGACACTTGATAAGGCAAAAGCTGTACAAGTCCAGAAACAGCGGCTGATGAAATCACAATATTAGCGAACAACTTAGCCGTGGTTTCACCACTTACCGCCCGATAAGGTTGACGGTGAGCAGTTGGCGATGTCCGCCGAACCCGGCGACGGGTTACAGTCGGTTGTTGTAGTGGATGGAATGAAGGTTGAATTGCGTTCATAGATGTAAAGAATACCGCGCTCAACAGCTACTGAGTCAAGGGGCTATCCCCCCTAATTACCCTTGTTAATATAAGCAAGTTACGTTACAAAAAGCTACTGTTAGGGTCAGAAACTCAGAGGCAAGAGGTTAGACAATCATAAGTTGATGTCTGGTTAATCTCTCGCCTCTGAGTTGAGAAAAAGCGATCGCCCCTGCTGTGCAGATGCTTTAGTAAATCGCGGACATTAGCTTACTTGTAAAGTTCTGTTG encodes the following:
- a CDS encoding ferredoxin-NADP reductase; the encoded protein is MYNSSVAGDAANTVSGSRMFIYEVEGLRQNETTDKTNYPIRRSGTVFITVPYSRMNQEMQRITRLGGKIVSIRPLTADSEVNGKATPGTETQSKHSGEESKPMTQTESAQPVKETKPKAKKAESDVPVNIYRPNSPYIGKCLSNEELVGEGGIGTVRHLIFDISGGDLRYLEGQSIGIIPPGTDKKDKPHKLRLYSIASTRHGDSVDDKTVSLCVRQLEYKHPETGEMVYGVCSTFLCNLQPGDDLKITGPTGKEMLLPEDPNANVIMLATGTGIAPFRAYLWRMFKENERKANPDYQFNGFAWLIFGIPTSPNILYKNELEELQQQYPDNFRLTYAISREQKNPEGGRMYIQDRVAEHADELWKMIQQQNTHTYICGLKGMEGGIDQALTVAAAKDGVTWSEYQRQAKREGRWHVETY
- a CDS encoding phosphoribulokinase; protein product: MTSQLDRVVIIGVAGDSGCGKSTFLRRITDLFGEDFVTVICLDDYHSLDRKQRKETGITALDPRANNFDLMYEQIKALKNGQVIDKPIYNHETGEIDPPEKVQPNHVVVIEGLHPLYDERVRSLIDFSVYLDISDEVKISWKIQRDMAERGHRYEDVIAAINARRPDFTAYIEPQKEFADVVIQVLPTKLIPDDKESKVLRVRLLQKDGVEGFEPTYLFDEGSTIDWIPCGRKLTCSWPGIRMFYGPDSYYGHDVSVLEVDGQFENLEEVIYIEGHLSNTSAKYYGELTHLLLQHKEYPGSNNGTGLFQVLVGLKMRAAYERLTSKQARETAKAL
- a CDS encoding glycosyltransferase family 1 protein, producing the protein MSKSLTINLSCLLQKPTGITTYALNILPYLDYLEPTLLVSQSIPQYKCYPIPPNLTAEQGYKGHIRRLLWTQLKLPRIYQQLNSSLLFSPLPEAPVAVKCRYIVMVHDLIPLRFFKKFSPLTYYFRYYLPHVLEQSEHIICNSLATAQDIIEFFNIKVEKITPIALAYNSNHFRYLNLPTQNYFLYIGRQDSYKNLHRLISAFAALPNCYDYELWLAGSTDKRYTPKIINQVEQLDLTRQVKFLDYVAYTDLPKLINSAIALVFPSLWEGFGLPVLEAMACGTPVITSNLSSLPEVVGDAAILVNPYNVEEITTAMNAVANQAGLRSHMSQASLARSSQFSWKKTGLATAQLLQKYL
- a CDS encoding PPC domain-containing protein, whose product is MSHRLALILRPVLIITATLAAIEITAMSANAQKPIVYQPLTLPASNEANDTLTEKDIPLGDGGFARDYRVKFQAGDQVAIDLTSDNFDTIVTLMGADGSTIGQNDDGPDGSNNSLLFARIKEAGEYIIRVRSFGETGGGTFKLKVTRLQPINVTSQGSGKMGR
- the cobS gene encoding adenosylcobinamide-GDP ribazoletransferase, with protein sequence MYQILILWVRKLINFLAAAVAFYTCLPVPYSWALDFEGVARLAPAVGLLIGSLLSLGDITLANLGMPMLTRSALIVVGWIALTGGLHLDGVMDTADGLAVQDQQRRLQVMSDSATGAFGAMAAIALLLLKTVALSELNHHRWLAVMAAAIWGRWGQVVAIAYYPYLKATGKGAFHKAAIRVPQDLLLGLILIGCLSGLELFWNAQSLPVLVGMLIAGCAIALLTGAWFNRQLGGHTGDTYGAVVEWTEALFLCFLTIIYSG
- the tgt gene encoding tRNA guanosine(34) transglycosylase Tgt, translating into MSANFSFQRQASCSHTQARAGVFVTPHGIVETPRFMPVGTLATVKTLTSAHLEEAEAQMVLANTYHLHLQPGEDIVAGAGGLHRFMNWKGPMLTDSGGFQVFSLSKIRTITEAGVTFRSPRDGRIINMTPELSIQIQNDLGADVIMAFDECPPYPAEREEVVRATDRTYRWLERCIEAHKRPKDQALFGIVQGGVFLDLRRAAAKSLAALDLPGYAIGGVSVGEPAEFIHQIVKATAPLLPEEKPRYLMGVGTYREMAIAIASGIDLFDCVIPTRLGRHGAVLVQGERWNLKNARFRRDYTQLDETCPCYTCQNFSRAYLSHLMRAREVLGYTLLSLHNVTELIRFTKRIRQAILSDRFTTEFAHWLDSPPPQAAEPC
- a CDS encoding photosystem II reaction center protein K → MEAAMLLAKLPEAYAIFDPLVDVLPIIPVFFLLLAFVWQAAVGFR
- a CDS encoding glutathione S-transferase family protein; protein product: MLKLYGGARSRASIVQWYLEELNIPYEFVLLDMQAGEHRKPEYLAINPTGKVPAIVDSDFKLWESGAILLYLAQKYGNISPSLEQQAELIQWVLFANATLGPGIFVEATREKETPKLLTPLNQIFEKQPFLLGQDFTVGDVAVGSMLAYIPMMLKLDLSGYPAVLDYIKRITQRPAYQKVMSARS